The nucleotide sequence AGTTTCCAGGGGAAAATGCTGCAGGGAGCCGTGATTGGGGCGGATGAATCATTAGCTGCTATTATTCATATCAAACTGGCTCACGGCCATTTTGTCTCTTTTGTCGAATCGTTCGAGCATTTTTGTGTGATAGGTGATGGCTTGGCCCGTCAATTACAAGAGGTTAGCCTCGATAATCCGATTGGTAAACAATTACGCATAGGGCAAACACTGTATACCATCATCGGGGTGGCGAAACCCTGGAAAGAGAATGGTTTTTTTAACGAAGATATTAATCAGTCAGCGATTATCCCGATTGCGGGGATGCCCTTAGTGTCTAAAGACAGTAAAATAAATAATGCGGTTGTACTGTTGCAACCAGATAGCCCTATTGATGATGTAATCGCACAAATTAAGCAAATTCTTACTGCCCAGGCACCCAAATTAAATATCTTCCCTCGCAGCGCCAAGCAAATTATTGCGAGTATGGAAAATCAAGGCCGGATTTTTACCTTATTATTAGCCGTCATTGGTGGTATTTCGTTACTAGTCGGTGGAATTGGGGTTATGAACGTAATGTTAGTGTCTGTGAGTGAGCGCAAAAAAGAAATTGGTATCCGCAAAGCGGTAGGCGCAAAGAACAGTGAAATTCAAGCCCTTTTTTTAATTGAGTCCGTCATGTTGTCTTTCCTGGGTGGTGTTCTGGGTGTTATCTTGGGATTAATTTTTACACGGGGGGTTGCCTATTTCAGTCAATGGCATTTTACGTTTTTCTTAATGCCACCACTGGCAGGTTTTGCCGTGTCAGTCGCCACCGGTATCTTTTTTGGTTTTTACCCGGCAAGGCGTGCAGCAAAACTTGAACCCATGGTTTCTTTGCGCAGCGAATAGGGTCTTTGGCATTTCTACTATCTTGGCCGAAAACCGTTAATTTCCTGCGCTTCGCTACGCGTAAATAACGTTTTCGGCTCAAGCTGGCGAAATGGTCAGCAGAACCGAAGAAAAATCAGTGAAAGCCCTTAGTTCTTAAACCCAGGTACAGTTTCATAATGGTCATCATCAGAAAGGTAGTCATCTACTGCGACTTCGGCTCGTTGCTTCACCAGATTATTAATAAAATCCATCAGCGAGTGTTCGCTGTCACGTTCCCAATCACTCAGGATAAGGGCAAGCATTCCTTCTTGTAGTTGCTCCAATTCGGTGTTACCAAGAGCCGGTCCGAAATCTAAAAATTTCAATAAGGCTGTTGCCGCACGGATTTGTAGATGCTCCGTTAAGCTCGAAGTTGCAACGCTAACGTTCTCCTCTTTTTGCTGATTATGATTGTTTTTATTGTCAGATGAGGAAGCAAATAAAGACAGAGCCTGCAAGGATTGTGATAGCCTCTCTTCTTCTGCTTCTTTTACCCGATGTTGTTCGAGGTAAACTTGAAGCCTGTTTTTCAACGCTCCCATAGCAGTTGGCTTGCTCGTTTTAGAGATTTTAAATTCAACATTATCTTCCTCTACCCAATAGCAGTGTAGAGTGTCCATCAGGGTTGCGGTGGAGTAGTTTTTTTCAGTGTCATCATAAAAATGATACTCATCACAGGGAGGAAGCTGACTGATAATGTCTCTAATCTGTGTATTCTTGCCACTCCATGCAAGCCCAAGAAGGTGCGCTTTATAGTCATCGGTTAGGGGGGTGGAAATGATTAGAGGGTATTTGCAGTTTTTTAAGTACACGTTCGTCAGTTGATGGTCTGTAAAGGATTCGAGTTCGCAACGTGTGATATCGTTTTCTGTTAAACCAAGCACGGGCAGCAGATAAGAGAGAACATACTCGGGATCTCTATGAAAGGTAGCAATGGCACAGATTTCCTGATCATTATGGACAACGGTTTTTTGCAAACCACTTTTGGTATTGGATTCCGGATGATAGAGAGCAGGGTTATGCATGGTATGTTCAATACTAATTGTTTTATCAAAATCAAAAATGCGCAGGATAATGGACATAAAAGGAAATCCCCTAAATGGTTCGATTTAAAGATTAGCAGACAAAATGGTAATTTCTTAGCCTGCCTTAATGGAATAGCATTCATTTAGCGATTAAAATAACCGCAGTGACTATTTTATCAGCAAAAACCGCATTGAATAGCATAAAAAATAGCAAATAGAGTGAAGACGGTCTTGAGTATGGGTGTTCCTTAGCAATAAATAAGTTTAGCTATCCGGTTTGCCCTATGCCGATTGTGTGATGTTATCTTTGCTCATCCAATTTGGGTCGAAGAAATTAATCGTTGATTTTGAGCCTGTTGGCAAGCTATTAGGGGCGTGTTGGCATTCGTCAACACGCCTTGGCAAAACGGTAGGGATCCTCGTCTAGACCGTTGGAGCAGGGGGCGGATCTTTGGATAACTCACTGGGGACCCAGCCTACGATTAAGGTGCCTTGATATAAAAATTCGCAGAGAGTAACTGCTTTACAAACGTTAGAGGTCAATTCGTCGCAATCACCTTCTTGAAAGAGTAGAGCAATAGCTAAGCCAGTGTGCGCACCAGCTAGCAGAAGTTGAATAGTGTGGATTAGTTTTTCACTGACATGCGTATCATGGCGAAACAAGGCATAACCAGAGGTTAAAAATTGAGCAAATTTGGTGGGAATGACCGCTGTACTATTGATGGACTCCAATCCTTGGCCAGCGATTTGAGTCACTGCATTCGTACGTTGTGCATTGCGGTGTCCCGCGGTGGAGGTATAGGGAGCTCGCATAGCCACCCAATTTCGGAGGTTGTCGAAAAAACCTGGCATATATTTTCCTTAATCTAATCAAAAGTTGGTCCATTTTTTATCAGCATAAGTCGTATTAGCTGATGGATAAAACTGTAACAAAATTGTTAAGTATTGTAAAAATCATTAGACAGGAGAAGACGGATTGAAATGGTTCGCTTAACGATGCATAATGGCCTATTTTTAAACAGACTATTATGGCTTCTAATCCTGGCAAAATTAATTGGTTGGTATTAGCTCACGTTGTTATTATTTGTTTAAGTAATACCTTGGTTCAGTATCCTTTTGTACTCTGGGGATTCCGGACGACCTGGGGGGCATTTAGTTACCCTCTGATTTTTATTCTTACTGATTTAACAACACGGTTATTAGGGCCAGAGAGTGCGAGAAAGACAATTTTTGCGGCCATGATACCAGGCCTTCTATGTTCCTATTTGATTTCCAATTGGTATGCTCATGGTGTTTTGTTAGCCTACAATAATTTGGTTTTGCGTATCGCGTTCGCGAGTTTTTGCGCCTATGTGGCAGGGCAGCTCCTGGACATCACGATTTTTCAGCGCTTGCGCCAGCAGGCAAAATGGTGGGTGGCACCTGCCGTATCGACTATTTTCGGTAATCTGTTTGATACCTATTGTTTCTTCTTTATTGCTTTTTATCAGAGTGGCAATGCCTTTTTAAGTACCCATTGGCTTGAAATTGCTACGGTTGATTTGATTTTTAAATTGCTAATCAGTCTCATTTCGTTTGTGCCGCTGTATGGTTTGATTCTGACATTAATTTTACGTAACAAGCCGATGGCCAGGGTTAACGCGCCTGGTTAGTAAAGCGACATGCACATTCGGATTTGGTTTATTTTGTATCCAATGCCAACTATGATGAAAAACAGGAATAATTATTACTTGCCGCGTATTTTGGTGAGCTGAATGATGCAATCTTGGCTTAGTGCGCAATGTATAAGCCGGTGGTAGAGTGGTAGATTACGCTTTGGTCATGGACCCAAATAGCGAATAAGACGGATGTCTGTGAGCTCAAAGCTTATCAGGATTTGGCTCAATCCTGTTGTGAGAAGACTAACGCTTTTTTAGTTTCCGAGGAGTTTGCATGGGCTATAAAGGTTATCGAAGAAGAGACTTTAGATTCATCGTTTAATAGCAATCGCCCTTTTTAGAAGGATATCATGACAAGGAAGGACAATTATTTTGAGCATGACGCCGATGTAGGCATTATAGGCTATGGGACTTCAATGGAGGCTTGTTTTACTGATGCTGCAAGAGCCATGTTCGCTTTAATGGCTGATTTATCCGCTGTTCATCCAAGCCATAAAATCAATGTTGAATTTGCAGAAGAGGACATTGAATTGGCTTTTGTGACCTGGCTCAATTTGCTCATCGCCCAGGCACAGGCTAATAATTTAATATTGGTAGAATTTGAACTCAAGAGAACCGGCTTTTTGTGGCAAGGTAAAGCGCGAGGGGAAATTTGGCATGCAGGGATTGAGCGCGGCATTGAAGTGAAGGGCGCCACCTTGACCCTATTATCAGTAAAACAAAAAGGCGATTTGTGGCAGGCTCAATGTGTTGTTGATGTTTAAGTCTGGCCCGGTGAAGGACAGCTGGCGATGGATATAAAGGGATTAAAACAAATCGATGAGTACCGCTGGGTACCCCTGGAAAAGCCCAATTCAGTAATGATGTTTGGTTCCAGGGAGCTTATTGCCGCAATGGATGAAAAAGTCCGGCAACAAATCATGAATGTGGCGAGTCTGCCTGGTTTGGTAGGGGCCGCCATGACCATGCCTGATGCGCATTGGGGTTATGGCTTTCCGATCGGTGGCGTCGCTGCTTTTGATGCAGAGGAGGGCGGCATTGTCTCTGCAGGTGGTGTTGGTTTCGATATTTCTTGTGGCATACGCTGTTTACGTAGCAATCTTTTTCTCAATGATATCCTTCCTTATATAGAGGATTTGGCTGAGCAGTTATTTGTTTCTGTTCCTTCTGGGGTGGGTGCTCAGGGAACGATTTCTTTGTCTATTTTAGAGCTCCATGACGTGATGCGTGGAGGGGCAACGTGGGCAGTCGATCAGGGTTATGGTTTTCACGACGATTTGGACTACATTGAAGAAAAAGGAATAATGGCAGGCGCTCATCCTGAGAATGTTTCTGAATTCGCCAAAAAACGCCAATTAAAGGAAATGGGGACTCTGGGCTCTGGTAATCATTATCTGGAAATTCAGGTGGTTAAAAAAATTTATGATGAACTTGCAGCCAAAGCCTTTGGTCTTGCTGAGGATCAAATTATTGTTGCCATCCATTGTGGTTCACGAGGTTTGGGACATCAAATTGGCTCGGATTATCTGATTTCTCTTGCTAAAGCAGCTAAAGGATTGGGAATTAAGTTACCCGATCGAGAACTGGCTTGTGCCCCTATTTTATCGGCGGCAGGTCAAGGATATCTTGGTGCTATGGCTTGTGGTGTGAATTGTGCGCTTGCTAACCGTCAAATCATTACCCATTTAACGCGCGATGCTTTTACCCGTATTTTGGCCGATGCCCGACTTGAAACCTTGTTTGATGTGTCCCATAACACCTGTAAAGGGGAGGCCCATTTGGTTAAAGGGAGAAGAAAAGAAATTTACATCCACCGTAAAGGAGCAACCAGGGCATTTGGACCTAAACACCCCTCTTTACCCAAACGTTATAATGAGGTAGGGCAGCCGGTTTGTATCGGCGGCAGTATGGGAACCGGTTCTTACATCTTGGCTGGTAATGCCGAGGATTTAAATCATGCTTTTGCTTCCGCCTGCCACGGTGCCGGGCGGCAGATGAGCCGCAGGCAAGCACTAAAACAATGGCAGGGAAAAGCGCTAATTCATGAATTGGCACGGCAAGGTATATATATCCGTAGTCATTCGATGCGTGGGGTTGCTGAAGAAGCACCGGGTGCTTATAAGGATGTTGATAAAGTCGTTGAAGCAACAGAATTTGCCGGTTTGGCGAGGCGAGTCGCTTTTTTAAAGCCATTGGCCTGCGTAAAAGGGTAAAAAATTAATGAAATCACGCTTGATTGGGGAGTTGGGACTTCTTTCGACGAAACTCGCCGTTTGTACGTCAGCCAGGAGGATTCGCGCACCGCACAGTCACGAAACAATCTCCAGCAGCAGCGATTTGGAAAGAAATCTATTGATTAGTGGTGGGAATAGACGAGGGTGGAATCTCTCCATCCTCTTTTGGTTTTACAACAGAGGCCGGTGTGGTGGTTTCATGATGCCCGTGTTCATGGTTGAAAAATGAGGCTCCTCCACTAACGTGTAATTTGGATGGCTCATCATGGTTATCACTTCTAGAGACAGTAACAGTCGTTAGTGTTGAATCGACAGTGTGAGTTAAAACCTGAGTTAAGCCAGTACTGATTTCATGGTGAGGGTTCATGTCAAGATCGTTACCAGCCTCAACTTGTACTTTTTTCTCATGGGTTTCTTCTAAGGTTTTTAAACCTGTTTGCAAGCGGTCACGCATAGTCGATTCATTGTATTTAAGAATAGCCGTTTTAACGGCATAGACAGTCACTATGGCGGCCACTGCGGCGAGGGTTACAAAAATCCCACCCGGAACAAAACACCAGGCAGCCATAATACCGACTAAGACAACAGCGGCTACTAGATTAACGATTGCTGCGTTTCGGTGTTTTATATAATTCGATTCACGGCGCAAAAGTTCTTGTTCAGCTTGTAAATCATTTCCGACAATAGGAGGGCTGTTTTTGTATTCAAGATAATTTTGTGCCGCAGCGAACATTTCTTTAAACACATCTACAGCAGAAGCAGCGACGAATAAACTGGCTACAATCGGTGACATAACCGTTGCAGACGCTATCCAAATCGCGTAGGCCGCGATGTTGATTGCTGTATTAGTGAATAGGAACGCATTATCACGGATGCGGTTAAAGAGGGAGCGTTTCTTATCAAAATGATTTTGATACATTGCGTAAAGGGCGGCAAAACCAGTATAAACTGCACCAAGAATGGGTATCCCGGTTGCTGACGCCAGGAATCCTTTTATGATGTCTATGGTGCCGGCCATCACGGGGCTCATATATAAATTGGCTACTATTGAAAATATCAAGGCCCCGGCTACAGCAAGCTCCATTTTCCCATAGGCAGTTTTTTCATCAATTAAATCGAGAATATCTCCAGCCTGGAGACTATTTTTTTCTTTTTTTAATTCAGCGAAGAAATCATAAACGGTCAAACTTGATTTTAAATACCTGTCCCAGTGACTTTGCGGTATATTCAGGTTTGTTAGCAGTGCCTTTAGCTTTTTGATGATTTCCTTATATTCAGGGGAACTATCCTCTTCTGAGTCTGAAATGGTTATGGTATGAAAATCGGTATTTAATTTGATAAGCTTGGTATCGTAAAACGTCATACGTGCTTTTAAGTCTTTAAAAGTTGATCCACCCCTAATATAAGCATTAAATTCATCCAGTGTTTTGCTTAATGTTGCTAGGGTCACTTTTCAATAACTCAAAAATCATAGATAGTTTTATTGTAGATTAATAAACTTAAAAAAATATTAATTGCCAGAGGGACTGGAACTTTGCTTAAAGTCTTAAGAAGGGAAAAGCAGAAGAGGGGGACTATTTTTTAATCGGTGAGATAGCTATTGTAAAGTTTAATATAATTACCATCTTTTTCTATTTTTAATAATTGTTGATTGATTGATTCAATTAAATCAGCCTTTTGTGGCAAAGCCATGATGGCAAAACCACCCCCTACAGTCATAGGGTCGCCCACATTGACCAGGACTCCATCACTGGTTTGTCGCCAATATTTCATTGAGATACTATCTGAAAATATGGCATCAGTATCCCCTTGATTTAGGCTGGCAATTAAAGCAACAGGTCCCTCATACAAAGCGATTTCGAATTCTAAACCATAATGATTGACTAGGAAATCCTCATAATCAGAGCCTCTTACTGCTCCTATTTTTTTCCCTTTTAAATCACTAATCGATTTCAAGCCGCTGTTCTTTAAAGCGATAAATTGCCCATGGCTTTCCATGTAAGGTAGGCTGAAAATATAAGTGGCTTTCCTGGCTTGGGAAATGGTGATTCCACCGATAGCCAGATCAAGTTTTCCTTCATTCAACGCGATATATAAATTATTGAATTCCATGGAATGAAATTCGCAATCTTCATTTATTTTCTGGCAGAGAAGTTTCATCAAATCAATATCGAATCCTTCTTCCTGATTGAACACAAAAGGGGGTCTATAAACGGGATTCCCGACTTTAATGGTTGCGTAAACAACAGCAATTTGCATTAAATAGCTCAACGCAATAATTGATAGCATTTTCTTTATTTTCTTCATTTCCCTCTAGAACCTATCAATTTAGTCCGAATAGCTGTTTATCCTGTAAGCGATTGCTTCTTTTGCAGGATCTCACCTGCTAAGTTTAGTACAATTTTGTATAAAGGAGGCTACACTAAAATTATCGAATTATTTTGCTTTAGGGATTATCGATAATTCATGTTTTCAATAAAACAATATAATGATCCACAGCAAGCAATAGAGCGCGTGGGCGAAATTTATGAAAACCAGACCGCCGGACTCCGCGAAGCATTCAAGCGTTTTGTTAACGGCGAAGACCTCACTAAACGAGTAAGGGCTTATTACCCTTTTGTGCGTATTAAAACAACAGTACGTACGAATGTCGATGCGCGTCATTCCTTTGGTTTTGTCACAGGACCAGGTTGCTATCAAACTACCTTAACGCGGCCTTTGTTATATAAAGAATATTTACTTAACCAATTTAGAGCATTAGTTGCTCATCATGATGTGCCTTTGTCTGTTGGACTCAGTGAGGTAGCAATTCCAGTACATTTTGCATTCCCTGAGGGATTGGATGTTGGGCGGGATTTAATCGAACCCGATCGGATAGGCCAGTTACCCGATATATTTGACGTACCTGATCTGACCACAATTGATGATCGTATCGTTAACGGAACTTACGAAAAAGTTGATGGTATGGATCCTCTCGCCCTTTTTTCCGCCCTTCGCATTGATTATTCCCTCCATCGCTTGAAGCATTATACGGCGACTTCACCGGAATTTTTTCAGTCTTATATCTTGTTCACCAATTATGCGTTTTATGTTGATGAATTTATCCGGATTGGGCGAGAGTTAATGCAGGCAACACCTGATCCCGATCTGCGTGCCTATCGACAACAATACACGGCTTTTGTTGAGCCTGGTAATGTGATGACCTGGAATACTAATTTGCCTGACTCACTGATTGATCGTGTGCAAAATGGCATTGCACCACTACGCCAGCCACAAATGCCTGCCTATCATTTATTGCGAGCAGATGGATCTGGTATTACCTTGATTAATATTGGTGT is from Legionella donaldsonii and encodes:
- a CDS encoding RtcB family protein, translated to MDIKGLKQIDEYRWVPLEKPNSVMMFGSRELIAAMDEKVRQQIMNVASLPGLVGAAMTMPDAHWGYGFPIGGVAAFDAEEGGIVSAGGVGFDISCGIRCLRSNLFLNDILPYIEDLAEQLFVSVPSGVGAQGTISLSILELHDVMRGGATWAVDQGYGFHDDLDYIEEKGIMAGAHPENVSEFAKKRQLKEMGTLGSGNHYLEIQVVKKIYDELAAKAFGLAEDQIIVAIHCGSRGLGHQIGSDYLISLAKAAKGLGIKLPDRELACAPILSAAGQGYLGAMACGVNCALANRQIITHLTRDAFTRILADARLETLFDVSHNTCKGEAHLVKGRRKEIYIHRKGATRAFGPKHPSLPKRYNEVGQPVCIGGSMGTGSYILAGNAEDLNHAFASACHGAGRQMSRRQALKQWQGKALIHELARQGIYIRSHSMRGVAEEAPGAYKDVDKVVEATEFAGLARRVAFLKPLACVKG
- a CDS encoding transporter substrate-binding domain-containing protein; this translates as MKKIKKMLSIIALSYLMQIAVVYATIKVGNPVYRPPFVFNQEEGFDIDLMKLLCQKINEDCEFHSMEFNNLYIALNEGKLDLAIGGITISQARKATYIFSLPYMESHGQFIALKNSGLKSISDLKGKKIGAVRGSDYEDFLVNHYGLEFEIALYEGPVALIASLNQGDTDAIFSDSISMKYWRQTSDGVLVNVGDPMTVGGGFAIMALPQKADLIESINQQLLKIEKDGNYIKLYNSYLTD
- a CDS encoding 7-cyano-7-deazaguanine/7-aminomethyl-7-deazaguanine transporter, whose protein sequence is MASNPGKINWLVLAHVVIICLSNTLVQYPFVLWGFRTTWGAFSYPLIFILTDLTTRLLGPESARKTIFAAMIPGLLCSYLISNWYAHGVLLAYNNLVLRIAFASFCAYVAGQLLDITIFQRLRQQAKWWVAPAVSTIFGNLFDTYCFFFIAFYQSGNAFLSTHWLEIATVDLIFKLLISLISFVPLYGLILTLILRNKPMARVNAPG
- a CDS encoding archease, with protein sequence MTRKDNYFEHDADVGIIGYGTSMEACFTDAARAMFALMADLSAVHPSHKINVEFAEEDIELAFVTWLNLLIAQAQANNLILVEFELKRTGFLWQGKARGEIWHAGIERGIEVKGATLTLLSVKQKGDLWQAQCVVDV
- a CDS encoding ABC transporter permease; this translates as MTLFSHFQQALVNLSSSKLRSFLAVLGILVGTAAVVALISCGQLATEKALEQFKALGTDLLAISVYQKTPDKTHSNESQIPIALWRQLPERIPAILQIAPYSTAYQPLSFQGKMLQGAVIGADESLAAIIHIKLAHGHFVSFVESFEHFCVIGDGLARQLQEVSLDNPIGKQLRIGQTLYTIIGVAKPWKENGFFNEDINQSAIIPIAGMPLVSKDSKINNAVVLLQPDSPIDDVIAQIKQILTAQAPKLNIFPRSAKQIIASMENQGRIFTLLLAVIGGISLLVGGIGVMNVMLVSVSERKKEIGIRKAVGAKNSEIQALFLIESVMLSFLGGVLGVILGLIFTRGVAYFSQWHFTFFLMPPLAGFAVSVATGIFFGFYPARRAAKLEPMVSLRSE
- a CDS encoding AMP nucleosidase, translating into MFSIKQYNDPQQAIERVGEIYENQTAGLREAFKRFVNGEDLTKRVRAYYPFVRIKTTVRTNVDARHSFGFVTGPGCYQTTLTRPLLYKEYLLNQFRALVAHHDVPLSVGLSEVAIPVHFAFPEGLDVGRDLIEPDRIGQLPDIFDVPDLTTIDDRIVNGTYEKVDGMDPLALFSALRIDYSLHRLKHYTATSPEFFQSYILFTNYAFYVDEFIRIGRELMQATPDPDLRAYRQQYTAFVEPGNVMTWNTNLPDSLIDRVQNGIAPLRQPQMPAYHLLRADGSGITLINIGVGPSNAKTITDHVAVLRPHVWLMLGHCAGLSAVQRIGDYVLAHAYVRDDHVLDEELPLWVPIPSLAEVQLALQDAVTDCTQLNGYELKRIMRTGTVASVNDRNWELRNHRIPLLHLNQSRAIALDMESATVATNGFRYRVPYGTLLCVSDKPLHGEIKLIGITRHFYEKSVNQHLKIGIRALELMRERGGEQLHSRKLRSFWDPAFR